Proteins from a genomic interval of Piscinibacter sp. HJYY11:
- a CDS encoding AAA family ATPase, producing MSASKDLVTVSARGSSIPIARMRSLYQVDEVGRKLDKLPEKEHEHLRSTYERMLEKGPERFQVKPSGIPAMDHLYDDLPNFADVLDDVKRQIALCEDSRDALEITPVLLLGPPGVGKTHFARELSKLLGTGMGFISMSSLTAGWVLSGASSQWKGARPGKVFETLVDGQYANPVLVVDEIDKAGGEHAYDPLGALYSLLEHDTAGSFTDEFAEVPIDASQVIWVATANDGRSIPEPILNRMNVYEVQAPDRDAARHIAAKLYRSIRADHDWGSRFAPEPGHDVLDRMSEMAPREMRRAWMTAFGNAKLARRDRVDVTDLPEAGFKKSSIGFVQ from the coding sequence ATGAGCGCATCCAAGGATCTGGTCACGGTGTCGGCGCGTGGGAGCAGCATTCCCATCGCCCGCATGCGCAGTCTCTATCAGGTCGACGAAGTCGGGCGCAAGCTCGACAAGTTGCCCGAGAAGGAGCATGAGCACCTGCGCTCCACCTACGAGCGCATGCTGGAAAAGGGCCCCGAGCGCTTCCAGGTCAAGCCGTCGGGCATCCCGGCGATGGACCACCTCTACGACGACCTGCCCAACTTTGCCGACGTGCTCGACGACGTGAAGCGCCAGATCGCGCTGTGCGAAGACAGCCGTGACGCGCTGGAGATCACCCCGGTGCTGCTGCTGGGCCCGCCGGGCGTCGGCAAGACGCATTTCGCGCGAGAACTTTCCAAGCTGCTCGGCACCGGCATGGGTTTCATCTCGATGAGCTCGCTCACCGCGGGCTGGGTGCTCTCGGGGGCGTCGAGCCAATGGAAGGGCGCGCGGCCCGGGAAAGTCTTCGAGACGCTGGTCGACGGCCAATACGCCAACCCCGTGCTCGTCGTCGACGAGATCGACAAGGCCGGCGGTGAGCACGCCTACGACCCACTGGGTGCGCTCTACAGCCTGCTGGAGCACGACACCGCGGGAAGCTTTACCGACGAATTTGCCGAAGTGCCCATCGATGCAAGCCAGGTGATCTGGGTCGCCACCGCCAACGACGGGCGCAGCATCCCCGAGCCCATCCTCAACCGGATGAACGTCTACGAGGTGCAAGCCCCCGATCGCGACGCGGCCCGCCACATCGCCGCCAAGCTGTACCGCAGCATCCGTGCCGACCACGACTGGGGCAGCCGCTTCGCGCCCGAGCCCGGCCACGACGTGCTCGACCGCATGAGCGAGATGGCGCCGCGCGAAATGCGCCGCGCCTGGATGACCGCCTTCGGCAATGCCAAGCTCGCACGCCGGGATCGTGTCGACGTGACCGATCTGCCCGAGGCTGGCTTCAAGAAATCGAGCATCGGTTTCGTGCAGTAA
- a CDS encoding type VI secretion system Vgr family protein, with the protein MRDRLSDAMQGAVGNMLSGLDSALSSLLASWTSAQRLYNLEGAGPVSDLMVERFSVVDTISEPFQLQLHTLCVHNRTPLQALLGQRITLLSTLADGSRHRRSGLVFEARDAGADGGLVRHQLLIQPWLALLGHTRNSRVWQDKTIIQILDDVLGADAYKAHAAWRWGETDAEGNTEDLAAFIAQGPNAGVRSYCVQYRESDLAFLQRLLAEEGLGWRVEEADDAPSGHRIVFFADSARWPENTTSRSALGGAGIRFHRGSAAEEQDAIQSFGGWRQLTPAASAVLQWDYQAKRAIAAESPTAYDYTSESLRDMAPWLQQYEPIGATADTGTCSSAQLQHRATCRQQAHEARHKTWLGRSTVRSLRAGEHFGLTQSTLDALSELQSAADREFCVHSVHALGVNNLPKELSDRLMQQPASDPFAELDGEPSNSATHALLETLEHDPALSLKAAELGYANRFEALRRLIPWRPLPPTTRTALGAQTAIVVGPGGITSPNGADELYTDALGRIRVQFHWQSAPGADARPDNRSSCWVRVAQRWAGAGMGWQHIPRIGQEVLLDFIEGDIERPIVLGSLYNGRGEAGLPPTPGGAAAEADTSAYKASHNHGPSAQGNLVGGGSGGHSPAWHGGAPGPAGQDAAAQNNTAALSGFKSKEFGGEGFNQLVFDDTPGELRVQLATTQHATQLNLGHLIHQADNHRGHYRGRGFELRTDAYGAVRATNGLLITTFGTREADPAGDNAAGMALLKQAATLADSFSNAAKTHQTTALASAIGTLKAGQSNLSDKLAPMKALHQSASGMVSHASLDAAIADASKKSTQASNGKVPHTTDPIVAITAKAGMATVAGQDIQLASGEAISWQAGQDLQLASGQQLRLHTGQSIGVLAGAVKAGQGAKGTGLTMIAGKGPVQLQAQADQAEVAAKNLVNVQSANAHIDWAAAKKVTLTTAGGAQIVIGSDGITVQCPGKITVRAASKSFVGGESINPNMPAFPQATFVVPMRLSFFNAPMGANDAWVGMPYRLHANGAIVKQGVLDETGHLDIQHSPAIQTYQVELANGMKYEIPVVDSYRNSIEGPLANQGIYKGDEKSRSTASRTAYADALRGLTRS; encoded by the coding sequence ATGCGAGACCGACTCAGCGACGCCATGCAGGGCGCCGTGGGCAACATGCTCAGTGGGCTCGACAGCGCACTGAGCTCACTGCTCGCAAGCTGGACCAGCGCACAACGCCTCTACAACCTCGAAGGTGCAGGCCCGGTCAGTGACCTGATGGTCGAGCGCTTCAGCGTGGTCGACACCATCAGCGAGCCCTTCCAGCTGCAGCTGCACACCCTGTGCGTGCACAACCGCACCCCGCTGCAAGCGCTGCTCGGCCAGCGCATCACCCTGCTGAGCACCCTGGCCGATGGCAGCCGCCACCGCCGCAGCGGCCTCGTCTTCGAGGCCCGTGATGCGGGCGCCGACGGTGGCCTCGTGCGCCACCAGTTGCTGATCCAGCCGTGGCTCGCCCTGCTTGGCCACACACGCAACAGCCGCGTCTGGCAAGACAAGACCATCATCCAGATCCTCGACGACGTGCTGGGCGCCGACGCCTACAAGGCCCACGCCGCCTGGCGGTGGGGCGAGACCGATGCCGAGGGCAACACCGAAGACCTCGCCGCATTCATCGCCCAGGGCCCCAACGCCGGCGTGCGCTCCTACTGCGTGCAATACCGCGAGAGCGACCTCGCCTTCCTGCAGCGCCTGCTGGCCGAAGAAGGCCTCGGCTGGCGCGTGGAAGAAGCCGACGACGCACCAAGCGGCCACCGCATCGTCTTCTTCGCCGACAGCGCCCGCTGGCCCGAGAACACCACCTCGCGCAGCGCGCTCGGGGGTGCCGGCATCCGCTTCCACCGCGGCTCGGCCGCCGAAGAGCAAGACGCCATCCAGAGCTTCGGCGGGTGGCGCCAGCTCACGCCGGCCGCGAGTGCCGTGCTGCAGTGGGACTACCAGGCCAAGCGCGCGATCGCCGCCGAGTCCCCCACCGCCTACGACTACACCAGCGAGTCGTTACGCGACATGGCGCCGTGGCTGCAGCAGTACGAGCCCATCGGCGCCACCGCCGACACCGGCACCTGCAGCAGCGCCCAGCTGCAGCACCGCGCCACCTGCCGCCAGCAGGCCCACGAAGCACGCCACAAGACCTGGCTCGGCCGCAGCACCGTGCGCAGCCTGCGCGCCGGCGAGCACTTCGGCCTCACGCAGAGCACGCTGGATGCGCTCTCGGAGCTGCAAAGCGCCGCCGATCGCGAGTTCTGTGTGCACAGCGTGCATGCCCTGGGCGTCAACAACCTGCCCAAGGAACTGAGCGACCGGCTGATGCAGCAGCCGGCATCCGATCCTTTTGCCGAACTCGATGGCGAGCCCTCCAACTCGGCAACGCATGCATTGCTCGAGACCCTGGAGCACGACCCCGCCCTGAGTCTCAAGGCCGCCGAGCTTGGCTACGCCAACCGCTTCGAAGCCCTGCGCCGCCTCATCCCGTGGCGCCCCCTGCCGCCCACCACGCGCACCGCGCTCGGCGCCCAGACCGCCATCGTGGTCGGGCCCGGCGGCATCACCAGCCCGAACGGCGCCGACGAGCTCTACACCGATGCGCTCGGCCGCATCCGGGTGCAGTTCCACTGGCAGTCTGCCCCGGGCGCGGACGCGAGACCTGACAACCGCAGCAGCTGCTGGGTACGCGTGGCGCAGCGCTGGGCCGGCGCCGGCATGGGGTGGCAACACATCCCGCGCATTGGCCAGGAAGTGCTGCTCGACTTCATCGAGGGCGACATCGAGCGACCCATCGTGCTCGGCAGCCTGTACAACGGCCGCGGCGAAGCCGGCCTGCCGCCGACACCGGGCGGCGCGGCCGCAGAAGCCGACACCAGCGCCTACAAGGCCAGCCACAACCACGGCCCGAGCGCCCAGGGCAACCTCGTCGGCGGTGGCTCGGGCGGCCACAGCCCGGCGTGGCACGGCGGCGCCCCCGGCCCGGCCGGCCAAGACGCCGCCGCGCAGAACAACACCGCTGCGCTCAGCGGCTTCAAGAGCAAGGAGTTCGGCGGAGAGGGCTTCAACCAGCTGGTCTTCGACGACACGCCCGGCGAGCTGCGCGTGCAACTCGCCACCACGCAGCACGCCACCCAGCTCAACCTCGGTCACCTGATCCACCAGGCCGACAACCACCGCGGCCACTACCGCGGCCGAGGCTTCGAACTGAGGACCGACGCGTATGGCGCCGTGCGCGCCACCAACGGCTTGCTGATCACGACATTCGGTACCCGCGAGGCCGACCCCGCCGGCGACAACGCCGCCGGCATGGCGCTCCTGAAGCAGGCCGCAACGCTCGCCGACAGCTTCAGCAATGCCGCCAAGACCCATCAGACAACGGCTCTTGCGAGCGCCATCGGCACGCTGAAGGCCGGCCAGAGCAACCTCTCCGACAAGCTCGCGCCGATGAAGGCGCTGCACCAGTCCGCGAGCGGCATGGTGAGCCACGCATCGCTCGATGCCGCCATCGCCGACGCCAGCAAGAAGAGCACGCAGGCGAGCAACGGCAAGGTGCCGCACACCACCGACCCCATCGTCGCCATCACCGCCAAGGCGGGCATGGCAACGGTGGCCGGTCAAGACATCCAGCTCGCCAGCGGCGAAGCCATCAGCTGGCAAGCCGGGCAGGACCTGCAGCTCGCGAGCGGGCAACAGCTCCGGCTGCACACCGGGCAGAGCATCGGGGTGCTGGCCGGCGCGGTGAAAGCGGGGCAAGGTGCCAAGGGCACGGGGCTCACGATGATCGCGGGCAAGGGGCCGGTGCAGCTGCAGGCCCAGGCGGATCAGGCGGAGGTGGCGGCGAAGAACCTCGTAAACGTGCAGAGCGCCAATGCGCACATCGATTGGGCTGCGGCGAAGAAGGTCACGTTGACGACGGCGGGGGGGGCGCAGATCGTGATCGGCTCCGACGGCATCACTGTTCAATGCCCCGGAAAGATCACGGTCAGGGCGGCAAGCAAGAGTTTCGTCGGCGGTGAGTCGATCAACCCGAACATGCCGGCGTTTCCGCAAGCGACTTTCGTGGTGCCCATGCGACTGAGTTTCTTCAATGCGCCAATGGGCGCGAACGACGCATGGGTCGGCATGCCATACCGCCTGCATGCCAACGGCGCGATAGTCAAACAAGGTGTGCTGGATGAGACCGGCCATCTCGATATTCAACATTCACCCGCTATTCAGACCTATCAAGTCGAACTGGCGAATGGCATGAAATACGAAATTCCAGTGGTCGACTCCTATCGAAACAGCATCGAGGGCCCTTTGGCAAACCAAGGGATCTACAAAGGTGACGAGAAAAGCCGCTCGACGGCTTCTCGAACAGCCTATGCAGACGCTCTCAGAGGATTGACCCGCTCCTGA
- a CDS encoding phospholipase D-like domain-containing protein: MLESLGHGGALPAATRDARIERGELPRSQLDQYKQRQAVVDEEEATIKRLLGERNGIDNEVRLLAGSPGSAQAITKRYESVNTRLQSAEERRAAAQQSLDEWTTQTISAKEIDTPGLKTLICRVVAPDTAKGAAWVETYIHAKLMIIDDTFMTLGSANINTRSMESDSELNILHDRPEVSKPARQTLWDMHTQNYGGQRIADMPMEKAHKAWDKIMKENQKQQKTGRPPIAPLDAFLRLDPSRKDLD; encoded by the coding sequence ATGCTCGAGAGCCTTGGTCACGGCGGTGCGCTGCCTGCAGCCACCCGAGACGCTCGGATCGAGCGCGGTGAACTCCCGCGTTCCCAGCTCGATCAGTACAAGCAGAGACAAGCGGTGGTCGATGAAGAAGAAGCCACCATCAAGAGGCTATTGGGGGAACGCAACGGAATCGACAACGAGGTTCGTTTGCTTGCTGGCTCGCCAGGAAGCGCACAAGCCATCACCAAACGCTATGAGAGTGTCAACACGCGCCTGCAATCTGCGGAGGAGCGGCGAGCCGCAGCCCAACAATCGTTGGACGAGTGGACTACACAAACCATCTCGGCCAAAGAGATCGACACACCTGGACTCAAGACTTTGATCTGTCGTGTGGTAGCACCTGACACCGCCAAGGGTGCCGCCTGGGTGGAAACCTACATCCACGCCAAGCTCATGATCATCGATGACACGTTCATGACCTTAGGCAGCGCGAACATCAATACCCGCAGCATGGAGAGCGACAGTGAGCTCAACATCCTGCACGACCGCCCCGAAGTGTCCAAGCCAGCGCGGCAAACCCTATGGGATATGCACACCCAAAACTATGGCGGCCAACGCATTGCAGACATGCCAATGGAAAAGGCTCACAAAGCTTGGGACAAGATCATGAAGGAGAACCAAAAGCAGCAAAAAACGGGGCGTCCGCCGATTGCCCCGCTTGATGCCTTCCTGCGCTTGGACCCAAGCCGCAAGGACTTGGACTAA
- a CDS encoding sel1 repeat family protein: MTVPTAPNLVALKPDMTFTCSHEKEHIPTRDPEAEQLYQHARWLRQANLLKEDPAAFPPIERLLRISTAYGHDKANLALRDMLKRGHAQSPNPIKESVDLVEDLIARGIPGGYYDMGQYLMEGYGVVADAELAIRYYRKAADLGSPYAQYLIADKLTDARAHSPEVVNIGLQMYKCAAEQGHGEAALDLGVYIYESNPLEAMKAYQLGVKAGNAQSASRLEDGFTITNPQVGFYLGQTRADPERARRYEVIGSFLSKYEYRDPKVPEVDDIVPLPPAKLPAWDGKFQWLEAHKANVPPTLPGEERIAAMARAKGLDTKTGRPQPQGK, translated from the coding sequence ATGACCGTCCCGACCGCACCCAACCTGGTTGCATTGAAGCCCGACATGACCTTTACCTGCTCGCACGAAAAAGAGCACATCCCCACGCGCGACCCGGAAGCCGAACAGCTCTACCAGCACGCGCGCTGGCTGCGCCAAGCGAATCTGCTCAAGGAAGACCCCGCCGCTTTCCCACCAATCGAGCGCCTACTGCGTATCTCCACCGCCTATGGTCACGACAAGGCCAATCTGGCACTGCGCGACATGCTCAAGCGAGGGCACGCGCAAAGTCCCAATCCCATCAAGGAAAGTGTTGATCTGGTCGAGGATCTCATCGCCCGGGGCATACCAGGCGGCTACTACGACATGGGGCAGTACTTGATGGAAGGCTATGGCGTCGTGGCCGACGCCGAATTGGCCATCCGCTACTACAGAAAGGCAGCAGACTTGGGCAGTCCGTACGCCCAATACCTGATTGCGGACAAGTTAACGGATGCGAGAGCGCACTCACCAGAGGTCGTAAACATTGGCTTGCAGATGTACAAGTGCGCGGCGGAACAAGGCCATGGCGAAGCAGCACTGGACCTCGGTGTTTACATCTATGAAAGCAATCCTCTGGAAGCGATGAAAGCGTACCAGCTAGGCGTCAAGGCGGGAAACGCACAGTCGGCCAGCAGATTGGAAGACGGCTTCACAATTACCAATCCTCAAGTTGGCTTTTATCTTGGCCAAACGCGGGCCGACCCAGAACGGGCTCGCCGGTACGAGGTCATTGGTTCGTTCCTCTCCAAATACGAATACCGCGACCCCAAGGTGCCCGAGGTTGACGACATCGTCCCACTGCCGCCGGCCAAGCTACCGGCCTGGGACGGCAAGTTCCAATGGCTCGAAGCACACAAAGCCAACGTGCCACCTACTTTGCCCGGTGAAGAGCGAATCGCAGCGATGGCTCGAGCAAAGGGCCTAGACACCAAGACCGGAAGACCACAGCCCCAAGGCAAATGA
- a CDS encoding globin family protein: MTPAQIGHVRRSFALVVPIAPQAAALFYDNLFAADPSLRRLFQGNMAQQGDRLMNMIAAAVELLEEPDSLLPALRKLGTRHVNYGVRDEHYATVGAALLKTLKQGLGEAYTEDVHAAWVALYGVVSETMIDAARSTTPAQQAA, translated from the coding sequence ATGACCCCCGCCCAAATCGGCCACGTCCGCCGCAGCTTCGCCCTCGTCGTACCCATTGCCCCGCAAGCCGCTGCGCTGTTCTACGACAACCTCTTCGCCGCCGACCCGAGCCTGCGTCGCTTGTTCCAAGGCAACATGGCCCAGCAGGGGGATCGGCTGATGAACATGATTGCGGCCGCGGTCGAGCTGCTCGAAGAGCCCGATTCGCTTCTGCCGGCGCTGCGCAAGCTGGGCACGCGCCACGTCAACTACGGTGTGCGCGACGAGCACTACGCGACGGTCGGTGCGGCCCTGCTCAAGACGCTCAAGCAAGGCCTCGGTGAGGCCTATACCGAGGACGTGCACGCGGCCTGGGTGGCGCTGTATGGCGTTGTCAGCGAAACCATGATCGACGCGGCGCGCAGCACGACGCCGGCACAGCAGGCCGCTTGA
- a CDS encoding PAS domain S-box protein, producing MKKLEREFAWTGQTHWGLQRNALPPLAPELMGALLHNITARVAVVGRDHCFIYANREALAFYGRPPEQVIGQHLSKVLGDTAYAGYLPWAERLFSGESLRWQGWVEYPTHGRRFLQETMVPFASDGRDVQAIIVFGRDHTELKLREEELAEQMGQLQASEALKAAIVDHALAALISTDGEGRIVEFNPAAEAMFGRQRADVMGLFVSEVIMPERYRPAHEAGLRRMESGGAPRVLGKRMEMHALRADGSEFPIEMVLWRTNVGGTGYYTASLVDVTERHSAAQQIERQRDALRQSEKLSAMGSLLAGVAHELNNPLAIVMGRASLLEEKCDDPALLADVQRIREAAERCGRIVRTFLNMARSKPATRENVSLNDLTRAAAEMLNYSYRSHDIEMRLHLADELPSVKADGDQVGQIVLNLLVNAQQALAAREGERRVLIETGVEARRENREPRVWLRVSDNGPGVPAELRGKLFEPFFTTKPEGIGTGLGLAMSRSLARDHGGDLTLEPTSHQGGASFRLNLPISGEPVQESAPVPLQAVDAALQTRVLVVDDESELTELMREILESAGYEVATAESGAVALALLDTARFDAIVSDLRMPDMDGATLWREIDQHHPQLSRRMLFVTGDTLSPGAREFLRKAKCAGLDKPFSKADLLAAVGRLVE from the coding sequence ATGAAAAAACTCGAGCGGGAGTTCGCCTGGACCGGGCAGACCCACTGGGGCCTGCAACGCAACGCGCTCCCGCCGCTCGCGCCCGAGCTCATGGGCGCCCTTCTCCACAACATCACCGCCCGCGTGGCGGTGGTCGGGCGTGACCACTGCTTCATCTACGCCAACCGCGAAGCGCTGGCGTTCTACGGGCGCCCGCCCGAGCAGGTGATCGGGCAGCACCTCTCCAAGGTGCTCGGTGATACGGCCTATGCGGGTTACCTGCCGTGGGCCGAGCGCCTGTTCAGCGGCGAATCGCTGCGCTGGCAGGGATGGGTCGAGTACCCCACGCACGGGCGCCGCTTCCTGCAGGAGACGATGGTGCCGTTTGCATCAGACGGCCGTGACGTGCAGGCCATCATCGTCTTCGGCCGCGACCACACCGAGCTCAAGCTGCGCGAGGAAGAGCTGGCCGAGCAGATGGGCCAGCTGCAGGCGAGCGAGGCGCTCAAGGCGGCCATCGTCGACCACGCGCTCGCGGCGCTGATCTCCACCGACGGCGAAGGCCGCATCGTCGAATTCAACCCGGCGGCCGAAGCCATGTTTGGCCGGCAGCGTGCCGACGTGATGGGCCTGTTCGTGAGCGAGGTGATCATGCCCGAGCGCTACCGCCCTGCGCACGAGGCGGGCCTGCGGCGCATGGAGTCTGGCGGCGCCCCCCGCGTGCTCGGCAAGCGCATGGAGATGCATGCGCTGCGCGCCGATGGCAGCGAGTTCCCGATCGAGATGGTGCTGTGGCGCACGAACGTGGGCGGCACCGGCTACTACACCGCCTCGCTCGTCGACGTGACCGAGCGGCACAGCGCCGCGCAGCAGATCGAGCGCCAGCGCGATGCGCTGCGCCAGAGCGAGAAGCTGAGCGCGATGGGCAGCCTGCTCGCCGGCGTGGCCCACGAGCTGAACAACCCGCTGGCCATCGTGATGGGCCGTGCCAGCCTGCTCGAGGAAAAGTGCGACGATCCCGCACTGCTGGCCGACGTGCAGCGCATCCGCGAAGCGGCCGAGCGCTGCGGCCGCATCGTGCGCACCTTCCTCAACATGGCGCGCAGCAAGCCCGCCACGCGTGAAAACGTTTCGCTCAACGACCTGACGCGTGCCGCCGCCGAGATGCTGAACTACAGCTACCGCAGCCACGACATCGAGATGCGGCTGCACCTGGCCGACGAGTTGCCGAGCGTCAAGGCCGACGGTGACCAGGTCGGCCAGATCGTCTTGAACCTGCTCGTGAATGCACAGCAGGCGCTGGCGGCACGCGAGGGCGAGCGGCGAGTGCTCATCGAGACAGGGGTTGAAGCGCGGCGCGAGAACCGCGAGCCGCGCGTGTGGCTGCGCGTGTCCGACAACGGGCCCGGCGTGCCGGCCGAGCTGCGCGGCAAGCTGTTCGAGCCGTTCTTCACCACGAAGCCGGAAGGCATCGGCACGGGCCTGGGCTTGGCGATGTCTCGCTCGCTCGCGCGCGACCACGGCGGCGACCTCACGCTGGAGCCCACGTCACATCAAGGCGGGGCGAGCTTCCGCCTCAATTTGCCGATCAGCGGCGAGCCGGTGCAGGAGTCGGCCCCGGTGCCGTTGCAGGCGGTGGATGCCGCGCTGCAGACGCGCGTGCTGGTGGTGGACGATGAGTCGGAGCTCACCGAGCTGATGCGCGAGATCCTCGAGTCGGCAGGCTACGAAGTCGCCACGGCCGAATCGGGCGCCGTCGCACTCGCGCTGCTCGACACGGCGAGGTTCGACGCGATCGTGTCCGACCTGCGCATGCCCGACATGGACGGCGCCACCCTGTGGCGCGAGATCGACCAGCACCATCCGCAGTTGTCTCGCCGCATGTTGTTCGTGACCGGCGACACCTTGTCGCCCGGCGCGCGGGAGTTCTTGCGGAAGGCGAAGTGTGCGGGGCTCGACAAGCCGTTTTCAAAGGCGGACCTGCTGGCGGCGGTCGGGCGGCTGGTGGAGTAG
- a CDS encoding response regulator codes for MTEGETSTATTVLVVDDEPELRSLLGEYFGRHGFAVRAAPDALAARAAIAEAAPDLAILDVNMPGENGLSLARWLRDAHPHVGLVMLTTAGESVDRVVGLELGADDYMPKPFEMRELLARCRAVLRRLKLSQGVVAAAAAAAAEAQATRRVKFGTCQLDLDERRLFGADGQEIDISAAEFDLLALFARNPNRPLNRDQIMEQAHNRGWDVFDRSIDLRVMRLRRKIETNPDKPEVLKTVRNVGYVFVPAGG; via the coding sequence ATGACTGAGGGCGAAACCAGCACGGCAACCACCGTCCTGGTGGTGGACGACGAGCCCGAGCTGCGCTCGCTGCTCGGGGAATATTTCGGCCGCCATGGCTTTGCGGTGCGCGCCGCGCCCGACGCGCTGGCCGCCCGTGCCGCCATCGCCGAAGCCGCCCCCGACCTGGCCATCCTCGACGTCAACATGCCCGGCGAAAACGGCCTTTCGCTCGCCCGCTGGCTGCGCGATGCGCACCCCCATGTCGGCCTGGTGATGCTCACCACCGCCGGCGAATCGGTCGACCGCGTGGTCGGCCTGGAGCTTGGGGCTGACGACTACATGCCCAAGCCCTTCGAGATGCGCGAGCTGCTGGCGCGCTGCCGCGCGGTGCTGCGCCGGCTGAAGCTCTCGCAGGGCGTGGTGGCCGCGGCCGCGGCGGCAGCCGCTGAAGCGCAGGCCACGCGCCGGGTGAAGTTCGGCACCTGCCAGCTTGACCTCGACGAACGCCGCCTCTTCGGCGCCGACGGGCAGGAGATCGACATCAGCGCCGCCGAGTTCGACCTGCTCGCCCTCTTCGCCCGCAACCCGAACCGCCCCTTGAACCGCGACCAGATCATGGAGCAGGCACACAACCGCGGCTGGGACGTGTTCGACCGCTCCATCGACCTGCGCGTGATGCGCCTGCGCCGCAAGATCGAAACCAACCCCGACAAGCCGGAAGTGCTCAAGACGGTCCGCAACGTGGGCTACGTGTTCGTGCCGGCCGGCGGATGA
- a CDS encoding 5'-nucleotidase: MPVTLAGQLVVAISSRALFDFEEENRLFEAEDDRAYMRLQLERVGVPAKPGVAFSLVHKLLAFNAKSPAVEVVILSRNDPVSGMRVFRSAKHYGLPIQRGVFTRGESPWRYLKPLNAHLFLSTNEADVRSALGAGVPAARVYPHSARASDAHPNEVRIAFDGDAVLFSDESERVFQQAGLDAFQAHERDRAELPLAAGPFKPLLEALKTLQNQESAAMRLRTALVTARSAPAHERAIRTLMEWDIDIDEAMFLGGLPKGAFLREFEPDFFFDDQTGHIENALPHVPSGHVAAGVTNLLATKT, translated from the coding sequence ATGCCCGTCACCCTCGCCGGCCAGCTCGTCGTGGCCATCTCCTCGCGTGCCCTGTTCGACTTCGAGGAGGAAAACCGTCTCTTCGAAGCCGAAGACGACCGCGCCTACATGCGGCTCCAGCTGGAACGGGTGGGCGTGCCGGCCAAGCCGGGCGTCGCGTTCTCGCTGGTGCACAAGCTGCTGGCCTTCAACGCCAAGTCGCCGGCCGTCGAGGTGGTGATCCTCTCCCGCAACGACCCGGTCTCCGGCATGCGCGTCTTCCGCTCGGCCAAGCACTACGGCCTGCCGATCCAGCGCGGCGTGTTCACGCGCGGCGAGTCGCCCTGGCGCTACCTCAAGCCGCTCAACGCCCACCTCTTCCTGTCGACCAACGAGGCCGACGTGCGCTCGGCCCTCGGCGCAGGCGTGCCGGCCGCGCGCGTCTACCCGCACTCGGCCCGCGCGTCCGATGCCCACCCGAACGAAGTGCGCATCGCCTTCGACGGCGATGCGGTGCTCTTCTCCGACGAGTCGGAGCGTGTCTTCCAGCAGGCCGGGCTCGACGCCTTCCAGGCCCATGAGCGCGACCGCGCCGAGCTGCCGCTGGCCGCGGGCCCCTTCAAGCCGCTGCTCGAGGCGCTGAAGACGCTGCAGAACCAGGAATCGGCCGCCATGCGCCTGCGCACCGCCCTCGTCACCGCGCGCAGCGCGCCGGCGCACGAGCGCGCGATCCGCACGCTGATGGAGTGGGACATCGACATCGACGAGGCCATGTTCCTCGGCGGCCTGCCCAAGGGCGCGTTCCTGCGCGAGTTCGAGCCCGATTTCTTCTTCGACGACCAGACCGGCCACATCGAGAACGCCCTGCCCCACGTCCCCTCGGGCCACGTGGCGGCCGGCGTCACGAACCTGCTGGCGACGAAGACCTGA
- the otnI gene encoding 2-oxo-tetronate isomerase, with translation MPRFAANLSFLYGEHAFLDRFAAARADGFEAVEYLFPHEHDAKLLAAQLHAHGLQQVLFNAPPGDWAAGDRGIACVPGREAEFKRAIDLALEYAAALRCPRMHVLAGLVPAGAERELLQALYVRNLAWAAQRAADAGVNILIEPINRRDMPGYFLNRQDHAHAIVDEVGAPNLQVQMDLYHCQIVEGDLAAKLRQYLPTGRVGHIQIAGVPDRGEPDVGEVNYPYLFELIDALGYAGHIGCEYRPRAGTTAGLGWLRSSSPAGS, from the coding sequence ATGCCACGCTTTGCCGCCAACCTGAGCTTCCTGTATGGGGAGCATGCGTTCCTCGACCGCTTTGCCGCTGCGCGGGCCGATGGCTTCGAGGCGGTGGAATACCTCTTCCCCCACGAGCACGACGCGAAGCTGCTGGCCGCGCAGCTGCACGCGCACGGCCTGCAGCAGGTGCTCTTCAATGCACCGCCGGGCGACTGGGCGGCGGGCGACCGGGGCATCGCCTGCGTGCCGGGCCGAGAGGCCGAGTTCAAGCGGGCGATCGACCTGGCGCTGGAGTACGCCGCGGCGTTGCGCTGCCCGCGCATGCACGTGCTGGCGGGGCTGGTGCCGGCGGGTGCCGAGCGCGAGCTGCTGCAGGCGCTGTATGTGCGCAACCTGGCGTGGGCCGCGCAGCGGGCGGCCGATGCCGGCGTGAACATCCTCATCGAGCCGATCAACCGGCGCGACATGCCCGGCTACTTCCTCAACCGGCAGGACCACGCGCACGCGATCGTCGACGAAGTCGGTGCGCCCAACCTGCAGGTGCAGATGGACCTGTACCACTGCCAGATCGTCGAGGGCGACCTCGCCGCCAAGCTGCGCCAGTACCTGCCCACCGGGCGCGTCGGCCACATCCAGATCGCCGGCGTGCCCGACCGTGGCGAGCCCGACGTGGGCGAAGTGAACTACCCGTACCTTTTCGAGCTGATCGATGCGCTGGGCTACGCCGGCCACATCGGCTGCGAGTACCGGCCGCGCGCCGGCACCACCGCCGGCCTGGGCTGGCTCAGGTCTTCGTCGCCAGCAGGTTCGTGA